The DNA segment GCGGGTGCCGCAGAGCACTCCCGCTAGCATGTGGCGCTCTTCAGGGAGATCACCTTTACGGGTGAGGTAGACCTTGCCCACCTCGAATAGCCTGATGCTATTCTCTTCGTGCTTCTCGTTGGAGGATAGGTCTTGCAGTAGCCCGGGGTACAGGGTTGTGCGCAGATATTCCTGCTCTGAAGTAATTGGGTTAGCCACCTTTAGTAGGGCTGGCTGGGTTTTAAATTTACGAAGCATTTCCAGGCTAGTCAGCGAATAGTTGATTACCTCCTGCATGCCGCAGCCAACCAGGATATCGCTTACCTTTTCTATTAGAGCGCGCATGGGGTCAGGCTTATACCGGGGAAGAGCACCGCTGGGGAGGGTAATGGGCAGTTCATCGTAGCCGATAATGCGCGCGATCTCCTCTACCAGGTCTTCGGCGAGACTAATATCGGTTCGCCAGTAGGGGGCAGTGACCAAAAGCTCCCCATGGCCAACGTCCTCGCATTGAAACCCCAGAGAGCCCAGCACCTTGACCAAATTTTGGCGTTTTATCTTGATACCCAGAACGCGCGCCACTTGCTTCGTAGTCAGTGATATGGGTTTCAATTCACGTTTGCCTGGATAGACATCGATGATCCCCCTGGCGATCTTGCCATCGGATAGCTCTGCCATGAGCTGGGTTGCGCGCCTCAGTGCTGTCAGGGGAAGCTCAGCGCTCAGGCCTTTCTCGAAGCGCAGCGAAGCCTCACTTCTCAGCTTGAATTTTGTTGAGGTGCGCCGGATGCTCGCTGGATTGAAGTTCGCTGACTCAATCAGAATCGTATTCGTGGCTTCGGTGACCTCGCTCTCTGCCCCACCCATAACCCCGGCGACCGCCACCGGGCCAATTCCATCAGCGATAACGAGTATATCGCTGGAGAGGTCACGATCGACACCATCCAGGGTTTGCATAGACTCATTTTCGGAACTTCGCACGATTATCCTTTTCTCCCTGAGTCTATTGAAATCGAAGGCGTGCAGGGGCTGTCCATACTCTAGCATTACGTAGTTGGTGACATCGACGATATTGTTAATGGGGCGCATGCCGCAGGCGAGCAGGCGCTGCTGTAGCCAGGCAGGGGATGGGCCGATCTTGACATCGGTAATCAGGCTGGCGCAGTAGCGGGGGCATAGGTACGGGTCAACGATATCCACTGACGCCCTGCGCTCTATAGGCTCTGCTGATTCTTCATAGGTTATTTCCGGGAGGTGCACCGGTTTTCCCGTCAGAGCGGCGACCTCCCGTGCTATACCAATAATAGATAAGCAATCGGGTCGATTGGGTGTGATATCCAGGTCGAGGATGGTATCGCCCAGGCAATCATCTAAGCGTGTCCCTAAGGGGGCATCGGGGGGGAGGACCATGATCCCCTCGTGGCGGTCTGAGATGCCAAGCTCCCTCTCGGAGCAGATCATTCCATCGGATTTGACACCTCGGATCGTGGTGCTTTTAAGCTTTACCATGTGGCCGCTATCAGGATCGATTAGCTTAGCGCCGCTATATGCGAAGGGAACCTTCTGACCGACGGCAACGTTGGGCGCGCCACAAACGGAGGTGAGGCGTTCACCGCCGAGGTCGACGGTAGCGAGCGTTAAGCGATCGGCGTTGGGATGGGGCGAGATGGAGATAACCTCGCCGACCACAACGTTATCCCAGCCGCCGATAGCATCCATCCCCGAGACCTCGGTCCCGGACATGGTCAATTTTTCACTCAGCTCCTCAGGGGGCAGGTCGATTCCGACATATTCTCTAAGCCAGCTAATGGGTGCTTTCATGTTTTCTGCTGATTTCTCTTAATATAAGCGTTCTCGGTATATATAACTTGATTGTGGTGACCCAATTGTATAGATCGCCAAACTAAAACTGACTTAGAAATCGCAGGTCGTTGGAGTAAAAAAGGCGAATATCATCGATGCCGTAGCGCAGCATGGGGATACGCTCCAGTCCCAGGCCAAAGGCAAAACCGGTATAGACCTCCGGGTCATAGTGAACGCGCCTCAGCACATCGGGGTGCACCATGCCGGCGCCCAATATCTCAATCCAACCGGTGCCCGAGCAGAGACGACACCCTGATCCTCCACATGCCATGCAGTCAATTGCCATCTCTACACCGGGCTCGACGAATGGAAAGTAATCGCAGCGAAATCTAACACGACGTTCCTCGCCGAAGAGGCGCTTGGCGAATTCATAAAGGGTCCCTTTGAGGTCGGAGAAGGTGATGTTCTCATCTACGGCGAGTCCCTCGATCTGATAGAACATGGATTCATGGGTGGCATCCGTTGCCTCATAGCGGTAGACCTTTCCAGGTACAACAACCCTCACGGGGGGACGCATTTGCTCCATAACCCTTATCTGCATGGGGGATGTGTGGGTACGCAGGAGCATGGGGCGCTGGTCAGGCTCGGTATCAATCCAGAAGGTGGCGAACATGTCGTGGGCGGGGTGGTCTGGGGGGATATTTAACGCCTCGAAGTTGTAGTAGTCCCACTCCACCTCCGGTCCCTCTACTACCTGAAAGCCCAGAGAGGTAAAGATGTCGCATATCTGCCGAACCATCTGAGTGGTGGGATGTAGGCGACCGAGGGGGATGGGGCGGCCGGGTAGGCTCACATCCTTTTTACCTTTTGCCGCCATCTCGACATCTTGGAAGGCTCGCTCTTTTATCGCATCCTTTTTTTCGCTATAGTGCCTCTCGAGGGTAGCTCTGAGCTCATTGGCGGAGGCGCCTATCACTTTCCTCTTATCCATGGATAGCGATGCTACCCCTCGCAGGAGCTGGGTAAGCTCGCTCTTTTTACCCAGGTAGCGGACTCGCCAAGCCTCAAGCCCCTTAAGGTCGGAAAGGCTCCTCAGCTCATCGATTGCGCTGGAGTTGATTTCCGTTAATTTCTGGAGCATCGAATGTTATTATAGGCTAGGGGTAGCAAGGGGTCAAGGAGAGGGATATAAAGAGTGGGATCAATAGGGAAAGATAGGCACAAATATCAATATGTAAAAAATGTGCAATAGCCTTTTGGTAGAATTAAGGCGGGACCTAGGTTTGCTTTTCCGCGACTGCAACAAGCTGGGAGAAGGTGGTGGGGTCTCTCACTGCCATGTCGGCGAGTATCTTGCGGTCGATCTCAACCCCAGCCTTCTTGAGGCCATCTATGAACCTGCTATATGAGAGCCCCTCCTTACTGGTGGCGGCATTGATGCGGATGATCCACAGCCTCCTGAAATCACCCTTTCGCTCGCGGCGATGACGGTAGGAGTAGCTAAGAGAGTGCAGCATCGCTTCGTGGGCGATGCGGTAGCGGGAGTGTCTTGCACCGCGCTGTCCCTTGGTTAGCCTCAGCACTTTCTTATGACGACGGTGGGCGGCGACATTACTTTTTACCCTGGTCAATTATATCCTCCATTTAGCCCTTGCTATTTACTATATGTGTTGAAAAGATTGCCTTCTTAAAGCTCCTGTATATTTAATTAACAATTTTAAGAGTAGGGAATGAGCCTCTTTACACGTGCCCTGAATGAAGGATGGAGGGGGAGCTTCTGATCATAAAGCATCTTGGCGCGTCGCGACTTGTTTCGTCTGAGGTGACTCTTTCCACCTTTCATGCGCATAATCTTGCCCGTTCCGGTTATATGGAAGCGGCATTTTGACGATTTATGAGTCTTTAACTTCGGCATCGGGAGCCTCCTTATCCGTTTTGGCTTGTGATTTAGCTTGTTGTTTAGCC comes from the Dehalococcoidia bacterium genome and includes:
- the pheT gene encoding phenylalanine--tRNA ligase subunit beta produces the protein MKAPISWLREYVGIDLPPEELSEKLTMSGTEVSGMDAIGGWDNVVVGEVISISPHPNADRLTLATVDLGGERLTSVCGAPNVAVGQKVPFAYSGAKLIDPDSGHMVKLKSTTIRGVKSDGMICSERELGISDRHEGIMVLPPDAPLGTRLDDCLGDTILDLDITPNRPDCLSIIGIAREVAALTGKPVHLPEITYEESAEPIERRASVDIVDPYLCPRYCASLITDVKIGPSPAWLQQRLLACGMRPINNIVDVTNYVMLEYGQPLHAFDFNRLREKRIIVRSSENESMQTLDGVDRDLSSDILVIADGIGPVAVAGVMGGAESEVTEATNTILIESANFNPASIRRTSTKFKLRSEASLRFEKGLSAELPLTALRRATQLMAELSDGKIARGIIDVYPGKRELKPISLTTKQVARVLGIKIKRQNLVKVLGSLGFQCEDVGHGELLVTAPYWRTDISLAEDLVEEIARIIGYDELPITLPSGALPRYKPDPMRALIEKVSDILVGCGMQEVINYSLTSLEMLRKFKTQPALLKVANPITSEQEYLRTTLYPGLLQDLSSNEKHEENSIRLFEVGKVYLTRKGDLPEERHMLAGVLCGTRLDRSWHGESEMLDFFDVKGVVETLLERLGIVVSFEPSQDNTLIPGSRATILVESESVGTIGELHPRVAEIFDISSHPVYLFEIDLERLLPATATRRQYRSIPKFPVSLRDIAVIVDAATPSKNVQAIIEVSPLVASVTLFDVYSGQQVPRGKKSLAFRILYQSTSRTLTDEEVNRAQQELVSRLSQELGATLRQ
- the pheS gene encoding phenylalanine--tRNA ligase subunit alpha, producing the protein MLQKLTEINSSAIDELRSLSDLKGLEAWRVRYLGKKSELTQLLRGVASLSMDKRKVIGASANELRATLERHYSEKKDAIKERAFQDVEMAAKGKKDVSLPGRPIPLGRLHPTTQMVRQICDIFTSLGFQVVEGPEVEWDYYNFEALNIPPDHPAHDMFATFWIDTEPDQRPMLLRTHTSPMQIRVMEQMRPPVRVVVPGKVYRYEATDATHESMFYQIEGLAVDENITFSDLKGTLYEFAKRLFGEERRVRFRCDYFPFVEPGVEMAIDCMACGGSGCRLCSGTGWIEILGAGMVHPDVLRRVHYDPEVYTGFAFGLGLERIPMLRYGIDDIRLFYSNDLRFLSQF
- the rplT gene encoding 50S ribosomal protein L20 is translated as MTRVKSNVAAHRRHKKVLRLTKGQRGARHSRYRIAHEAMLHSLSYSYRHRRERKGDFRRLWIIRINAATSKEGLSYSRFIDGLKKAGVEIDRKILADMAVRDPTTFSQLVAVAEKQT
- the rpmI gene encoding 50S ribosomal protein L35 is translated as MPKLKTHKSSKCRFHITGTGKIMRMKGGKSHLRRNKSRRAKMLYDQKLPLHPSFRARVKRLIPYS